Proteins encoded by one window of Sebaldella sp. S0638:
- a CDS encoding histidine kinase N-terminal domain-containing protein gives MLFILRELCKKYTDLDDNDIAELEDYAKKLKIFAEFTDTDLFIDCIIPNSNYAVVVYQQRPVDSPTLFKNSVLGVIVGIDTEPAVIRTLKTGITSKKLKAFTQDKKSVYETVVPIPNSHGKIIGALVSEHDVTKQVNQDKQIKLLEQTQKKLRDNLEYLKNNPEILTEHINQSVIIFDHNGQTVYANPEAKALYKKLGYIEDIQKIHMENLILDENHYCQLNENRSGFENEISIGDLTLKIRYVCLSLEGNNCTMMIITDISEMRNKEKELILKSVAVKEIHHRVKNNLQTIASILSMQARRINDSDMKRILNENISYIDSIAATHEILAEQGFEHIDIKELIKKLSLAILNYSSSDSKTVKIAVNGDTVLVNADTASSVMLVINELLSNSLEHGFRNKKSGIINIKISNEGVFAIFTITDNGDGFQQKTNFESLGLNIVKAIVKDKLNGKFRIQAEKEGTSTEFSIKIK, from the coding sequence GTGTTATTTATTTTAAGGGAACTTTGTAAAAAATATACAGACCTCGACGACAATGATATTGCCGAACTGGAAGATTATGCCAAAAAACTGAAGATTTTCGCAGAATTTACAGATACTGATCTTTTTATAGACTGCATTATTCCAAACAGCAACTATGCCGTGGTGGTTTATCAGCAGAGACCTGTAGACAGCCCTACATTATTTAAAAATTCAGTATTGGGAGTTATTGTGGGTATTGATACCGAACCGGCAGTTATAAGGACATTAAAAACGGGAATTACTTCAAAAAAGCTGAAAGCTTTTACTCAGGATAAGAAATCTGTTTATGAAACCGTCGTCCCAATTCCGAATTCTCACGGGAAAATAATCGGAGCCCTTGTAAGCGAGCATGATGTTACTAAACAGGTAAATCAGGATAAACAAATAAAGCTTCTGGAACAGACCCAGAAAAAACTCAGGGATAATCTGGAATATCTGAAAAATAATCCGGAAATATTAACAGAACACATTAACCAGTCCGTGATTATTTTTGATCATAACGGACAGACTGTATACGCGAATCCTGAAGCAAAAGCCCTGTATAAAAAACTCGGCTATATTGAAGATATACAGAAAATTCATATGGAAAACCTTATTCTTGATGAAAATCACTATTGTCAGCTGAATGAAAACAGAAGCGGCTTTGAAAATGAAATATCTATTGGAGATCTCACACTGAAAATAAGGTATGTCTGTCTTAGTTTAGAGGGAAACAACTGTACTATGATGATCATTACCGATATTTCCGAAATGAGAAATAAAGAAAAGGAACTCATACTAAAATCTGTGGCTGTAAAAGAAATTCATCACCGTGTAAAAAATAATTTACAGACCATTGCCAGTATACTTTCTATGCAGGCACGGCGTATAAATGATTCTGACATGAAAAGAATCCTGAATGAAAATATTTCATACATTGACAGTATTGCCGCTACTCATGAGATTCTTGCAGAACAAGGTTTTGAACATATTGACATAAAGGAACTTATAAAGAAATTAAGCCTTGCGATTCTGAATTATTCATCTTCTGACAGTAAAACCGTAAAAATTGCCGTAAACGGCGATACAGTTTTAGTTAATGCAGATACGGCATCCAGTGTTATGCTTGTAATAAACGAGCTGCTGAGCAATTCGCTGGAACATGGATTTCGTAATAAAAAATCCGGGATTATAAATATCAAAATTTCCAATGAAGGAGTTTTTGCGATATTTACAATTACAGATAACGGAGACGGATTTCAGCAAAAAACAAATTTTGAATCACTTGGATTAAATATAGTAAAAGCAATAGTAAAAGATAAACTTAACGGAAAATTCCGTATTCAGGCTGAAAAAGAAGGTACAAGCACTGAATTCAGTATTAAAATTAAATAA
- a CDS encoding macro domain-containing protein, whose protein sequence is MKINYLKGDATAPSVKGNKIIAHVCNDLGGWGKGFVLEISKRWDKPESEYRAWHRNRSKNDFALGRVQFIPVEKYITVANMIGQRGMKRGSKGVPVRYEAIRECLYSVAEHALEINASVHMPRIGCGLAGGKWELIEPVIMETLIIKGILVYVYDI, encoded by the coding sequence ATGAAAATAAATTATTTAAAAGGTGATGCCACAGCTCCCAGTGTTAAAGGAAATAAGATTATTGCCCATGTTTGTAATGATCTGGGCGGCTGGGGAAAAGGCTTTGTTTTGGAAATATCCAAACGATGGGATAAGCCTGAAAGCGAGTATCGTGCATGGCACAGGAACAGGAGCAAAAATGATTTTGCTTTGGGGAGGGTTCAGTTTATTCCAGTGGAAAAATATATTACAGTTGCTAATATGATCGGGCAGCGCGGTATGAAAAGAGGATCAAAAGGGGTTCCTGTGAGATATGAAGCTATACGGGAATGTCTTTATTCTGTGGCTGAACATGCTTTGGAAATAAATGCCAGTGTTCATATGCCGAGAATAGGCTGCGGACTTGCAGGCGGAAAATGGGAGCTTATTGAGCCTGTTATTATGGAAACTTTGATAATTAAGGGAATTTTGGTGTATGTTTATGATATTTAA
- a CDS encoding GAF and ANTAR domain-containing protein — protein sequence MGKNRIVIIDDEPVIRMDFREMLTLNGYEVAGEAADGFDAVELCRREKPDLVIMDIKMSVFDGLSAAEIILSEELSDCIILVSAYNDKEFFKKAKHAGVMNYLIKPVREKVLIPAVEMALAKSQEIRAMKNKMAKMEEQTKNAKIIERAKHSLAASSGISEMEAYEKLRKLSMDKRCSMAKIAESILSQDSAKIYTEKAKVYLMKKYELSEQAAYLRIKRMSTEKKLSLSDAAAEILNSAGK from the coding sequence ATGGGGAAAAACCGTATTGTTATAATTGACGATGAGCCTGTCATCCGTATGGACTTCAGGGAAATGCTCACTTTGAACGGATATGAAGTAGCCGGAGAAGCAGCTGATGGTTTTGACGCTGTGGAATTATGCCGGCGTGAAAAGCCCGATCTTGTGATTATGGATATCAAAATGTCTGTATTTGACGGTCTCAGCGCTGCTGAAATCATTCTTTCCGAAGAACTCTCAGACTGTATTATTCTTGTCTCTGCTTATAATGATAAAGAGTTTTTCAAAAAGGCAAAACATGCAGGTGTTATGAATTATCTGATAAAGCCTGTAAGGGAAAAAGTTCTTATTCCCGCAGTGGAAATGGCTCTTGCAAAGAGTCAGGAGATAAGAGCCATGAAAAACAAAATGGCAAAAATGGAAGAACAGACTAAAAATGCAAAAATAATAGAAAGAGCAAAGCATTCTCTCGCAGCCTCATCAGGTATTTCCGAAATGGAAGCTTATGAAAAGCTGAGAAAACTGAGCATGGACAAAAGATGTTCCATGGCAAAAATCGCAGAATCCATCCTAAGTCAGGATTCTGCAAAAATTTATACAGAAAAAGCCAAAGTTTATCTTATGAAAAAATACGAACTTTCAGAACAGGCCGCTTACCTGCGTATAAAACGGATGAGTACCGAAAAAAAACTCTCACTCTCTGACGCTGCCGCTGAAATATTAAACAGTGCAGGAAAGTAG